The Chloroflexota bacterium genome contains the following window.
CCGTTCCATGATGCTTCGGGTACACCAATGAACATACAATCGCCCTGCCCCTCTCCCCTGTTCTCTGTTCCCCATCCCTGTTGCCTGTCACCGCTTCCTGTACCCTATGCCCAGCATCCCCGCCCGTGAGGCTCGCCGATGACCGACCAGACCGACAGGCCGACTGCCGCCGCCCCTGCGCCGGCCCCGCATCCGCTGCTCGCCCGTGTGGACTGGGCGGCGGCCAGCCGCGAGGCCGCCGATCTCCTCTCGGCCTATGTCCGCATCGACAGCTCGCACCCGCTCGGGCGCACCATCGAAACGGCGGACTTCCTGGAGGGGATCCTGCGTGGGGAGGGCATCGAGACCCGCCGCTACCAGACGCCGGACCCGAACAAGGTCAACGTTGCGGCCTGGCTGCGCGCCGAGAATCCGGTCGGCAAGGCGATTGCCCTCTCCAACCACATGGATGTGGTGCAGGCAGTCGCGTCGGATTGGACGTTCGATCCGTTCTCGGGGACCATCGCCGACGGCTACGTCTATGGGCGCGGCGCCCTCGACATGAAGGGCATGGGCATCATGGAGCTGGTGTCCGTGCTGCTCCTGAAGCGGCTCGGCGCGCCGCTCCAGCGTGACGTGCTCCTGATGATGACCTCGGACGAGGAGATCGGCAGCACGCTGGGCGCACAGATCCTGGTCGAGCAGCACTACGACGACTTCGACCCGGCCTTTGTGCTGGATGAGGGCGGCTCGGGGATGCGTGGCTTCTTCAGCCAGGGGGATGTCTTCGCCGTCTCGGTGGGGGAGAAGCGCATCATCTGGATGAAGATGGTGGCCCGCGCCGAGCCTGGGCACGCCTCGCAGCCCTGGGATGAGGCCGCCACCCACCGGCTGGTGATGGCGGCCAGCCGCATCCTGGACCGCCTGCCGGACGAGCGCGCGGCCGGGGCCGTGGCCGAGATGATCGAACGGCTCGGCGGCGAGCGCGCCCGCGAGGAGATCCGCCAGTACCGCGCGACGCGCCCCCTGCTCCGCGACACGATCAGCCTGACGATGTTCTCGGGCGGCTACAAGATCAACATCCTGCCGGAGCGCGCCGAGCTGAGCCTGGACTGCCGGCTGCTGCCCGAGACGGACGAGTACGAGTTCATCCGCCAGCTTGAGCAGGTGGTAGACGACCCGGGCATCACCTTCGAGGTGGGCTGGCCAAACGTCAAGCCGGTCCTGGCGCCCTGGGAGGCGGACAGCCCGTTCGCGGCCATCGAGGCGGCCTGCAGGGCGCACGCACCGCATGCGGTCGTGACGCCATCGTTGTTTGTGGCGGGC
Protein-coding sequences here:
- a CDS encoding M20/M25/M40 family metallo-hydrolase; the encoded protein is MTDQTDRPTAAAPAPAPHPLLARVDWAAASREAADLLSAYVRIDSSHPLGRTIETADFLEGILRGEGIETRRYQTPDPNKVNVAAWLRAENPVGKAIALSNHMDVVQAVASDWTFDPFSGTIADGYVYGRGALDMKGMGIMELVSVLLLKRLGAPLQRDVLLMMTSDEEIGSTLGAQILVEQHYDDFDPAFVLDEGGSGMRGFFSQGDVFAVSVGEKRIIWMKMVARAEPGHASQPWDEAATHRLVMAASRILDRLPDERAAGAVAEMIERLGGERAREEIRQYRATRPLLRDTISLTMFSGGYKINILPERAELSLDCRLLPETDEYEFIRQLEQVVDDPGITFEVGWPNVKPVLAPWEADSPFAAIEAACRAHAPHAVVTPSLFVAGTDGRFFRQRGVPSYGLVPCIFTADDLKGYHGIDERLSLDNLTLGTKIILDLTARLAVG